Proteins from a genomic interval of Phyllopteryx taeniolatus isolate TA_2022b chromosome 3, UOR_Ptae_1.2, whole genome shotgun sequence:
- the smarcad1a gene encoding SWI/SNF-related matrix-associated actin-dependent regulator of chromatin subfamily A containing DEAD/H box 1A isoform X3, protein MSQFNLERFRFQKSSACKAQNTSSESEKENKPAAQMKSTKSHSAKSHARGVFFEDSGDDDEPLRKISFSRKFREPVVQPSANVTEDEKKEEKSQKESKLAAMFPQLSTKKLSEVVESTSTLDGAVATCLLISDDEDKDRVGKTEHNESDSSLEIVEDQPYQRRKQSEEIVEDQPYQRRKQSEIVGSFRELDVALDEYLLISDEEDTDYARKRKPDDSDSSLCSVETLPYKRKKQSELSEAEDYGDYNHEDDGGNEPSWEKQEAMVKRLQKKFPNQDKEELRSVLQEHNWDDVEALHALLMFSGPDETSFSSPEYKPKEAHHPKSKEKSVKEQSNVHRRGSCENKMDAKVNTHKDVSDTDNSSDATVDSDDYSAEEEAKHSSSTLSSWITKDSFSSVKRTTSSYQKPSCSSSSSAAQILSRFASGTSLAKKRAEERKRTARAAEERFSSDNEDDADLSSEFEDYDEALTKTGGVKEEILKFFQEATIDELALISGCSVKKANKIIELRPFKNWLSLTSLFQKNNGLSEELLLGCKRVLKERTIVRGLMCKCETISSKMVTQVREVMMAGMGAMQQPSLLNSQLQLKPYQLIGLKWLLLLHEHNLSGILADEMGLGKTIQAIAFLGHLFQKGVKGPHLITVPSSTLDNWVRELKMWCPSLKVLVFCGSMEDRHYLKHDILNGAVEFNVLVTTYTLATGKDSDRSMFRKLRLAYAIFDEGHMLKNMNSLRYRHLMSINAQHRLLLTGTPLQNNLLELMSLLNFIMPSMFSSSTTQLSKMFSMKSHEEQSQFQKDRISQAKRIMKPFILRRVKNEVLKQLPDKEEKVEYCSMSEKQQVFYQTLLKKLKDSAGEKRELSVMMQLRKMANHPLLHRQYYTTEKLKAMSELMLKEPTHHDANAACIQEDMAVMSDFELHRLCQQYASISSYQLENSQLLDSGKFHWLTERLASLKDKGDRVVLFSQFTMMLDIVEVLMKHLKHRYIRLDGSTPIADRIVLIDEFNNDTDVFVFLLSTRAGGLGINLTSANVVILHDIDWNPYNDKQAEDRCHRLGQTRTVQVIKLISKDSIEDGILQLGQKKLKLEQDMTTAEQCDEGAIPEDMASLLKASLGM, encoded by the exons ATGAGCCAGTTCAACTTGGAACGCTTCCGTTTTCAAAAGTCGTCCGCGTGCAAAGCGCAAAACACAAGTTCGGAGTCTGAGAAGGAGAACAAGCCGG CAGCTCAGATGAAATCCACCAAATCCCATTCGGCAAAGTCCCATGCCCGAGGAGTGTTTTTTGAAGACTCTGGTGACGATGACGAGCCACTGAGGAAAATCTCCTTTTCGAGGAAATTCAG GGAACCTGTGGTCCAACCGTCTGCAAATGTCacagaggatgaaaaaaaagaggaaaaaagtcaaaaagagTCAAAACTCGCAGCCATGTTCCCTCAGCTTTCAACGAAAAAGCTCTCGGAG GTTGTTGAGAGTACAAGTACACTGGATGGAGCTGTTGCCACGTGTTTGCTAATTTCTGATGATGAAG ACAAAGACCGTGTCGGGAAAACCGAGCATAATGAATCTGACAGCTCCCTGGAGATTGTCGAGGATCAACCCTACCAAAGGAGGAAACAATCAGAGGAGATTGTCGAGGATCAACCCTACCAAAGGAGGAAACAATCAGAG ATTGTTGGGAGTTTCAGAGAACTGGATGTAGCGCTTGATGAATATCTGCTGATTTCTGATGAAGAAG aCACAGATTATGCCAGGAAGAGAAAGCCGGATGACTCTGACAGCTCACTGTGTAGTGTTGAGACTCTACCCTACAAAAGGAAGAAACAATCAGAG TTGTCTGAAGCTGAAGACTATGGCGATTATAATCATGAGGATGATGGAGGAAATGAACCAAGTTGGGAGAAGCAGGAGGCGATGGTCAAAAGGCTACAGAAAAAGTTCCCCAATCAGGACAAAGAG GAGCTGCGATCGGTTCTTCAGGAACACAACTGGGATGACGTTGAGGCTCTGCATGCTCTCCTAATGTTCTCTGGCCCAG ATGAGACCAGCTTCAGCTCGCCTGAATACAAACCTAAGGAAGCCCACCACCCCAAGAGCAAGGAGAAGTCTGTAAAGGAGCAAAGCAATGTACACCGGCGTGGATCttgtgaaaacaaaatggatgccaaggtgaacacacacaaagatgtgAGTGATACTGACAACAGTTCAGACGCTACAGTGGACAGCGACGATTATTCAGCTGAAGAAGAGGCCAAGCATTCCAGCTCCACCCTCTCCTCGTGGATTACAAAAGACTCGTTCTCCTCTGTCAAGAGAACTACTTCATCTTACCAGAAACCATCctgctcctcctcgtcctccgccGCACAGATCCTGTCCAGGTTTGCCAGCGGGACCAGTCTGGCCAAGAAGCGAGCGGAAGAGAGAAAGCGCACAGCCCGCGCCGCTGAAGAGCGCTTTAGCTCCGACAACGAAGATGACGCCGACTTGAGCAGTGAGTTTGAAGACTACGATGAAGCGTTGACAAAAACGGGAGGCGTGAAGGAAGAGATCCTTAAGTTCTTTCAGGAGGCCACCATCGATGAGCTAGCACTCATTTCTGGGTGTTCTGTCAAAAAAGCCAATAAGATCATAGAGCTGCGACCCTTTAAAAACTGGCTGAGCCTG ACCAGTCTGTTCCAGAAGAACAATGGGCTGTCAGAGGAGCTGCTGCTGGGCTGCAAAAGGGTTCTCAAGGAGCGCACCATTGTACGGGGACTCATGTGCAAATGTGAGACCATTTCCTCCAAGATGGTCACGCAAGTCAGAGAAGTGATGATGGCTGGCATGGGGGCAATGCAACAGCCCAGCCTGCTCAATAGCCA GCTCCAGTTGAAGCCCTATCAGCTAATTGGTCTGAAATGGCTGCTGCTCCTGCACGAGCACAACCTGAGCGGTATACTCGCCGATGAGATG GGTTTGGGGAAAACCATCCAGGCTATTGCCTTCTTGGGCCATTTATTCCAGAAGGGAGTAAAGGGTCCTCACCTCATCACTGTGCCCTCCTCTACACTCG ataACTGGGTCAGAGAGCTGAAAATGTGGTGTCCCAGTCTTAAAGTGCTAGTTTTTTGTG GATCTATGGAGGACCGCCACTACCTCAAGCATGACATCCTCAATGGCGCCGTTGAATTTAACGTCCTCGTCACCAC GTACACCCTCGCCACTGGGAAAGACAGCGACCGCAGTATGTTCCGCAAGCTCCGTCTTGCGTACGCCATTTTTGATGAGGGTCACATGCTGAAGAACATGAACTCCCTGCGCTACCGCCACCTCATGTCGATCAAT GCGCAGCATCGTTTACTGCTCACTGGCACGCCATTACAAAACAACCTCTTAGAACTGATGTCACTGCTCAACTTCATCATGCCGTCCATGTTCTCTAGCTCCACCACGCAGCTCTCCAAGATGTTTTCTATG AAGTCCCATGAGGAGCAGAGTCAATTTCAGAAAGATCGCATCTCTCAAGCCAAACGCATTATGAAACCTTTCATCCTTCGAAGAGTTAAGAATGAG GTCCTCAAACAGCTGCCTGACAAGGAAGAAAAGGTGGAGTACTGCTCCATGAGTGAGAAGCAGCAGGTTTTCTACCAGACGCTCCTGAAAAAACTCAAGGATTCCGCCGGCGAGA AACGAGAGTTGTCTGTGATGATGCAGTTAAGGAAGATGGCCAACCACCCTCTGCTTCATCGGCAGTACTACACTACAGAGAAGCTCAAAGCCATGAGCGAACTCATGCTAAAG gagccaactcaccacgaCGCAAATGCTGCCTGCATCCAGGAGGACATGGCGGTCATGTCTGACTTTGAGCTGCATCGTCTGTGTCAGCAGTACGCTTCCATCAGTTCCTACCAGCTGGAGAACAGTCAGCTCCTCGACTCTGGGAAGTTCCATTGGCTCACCGAGAGACTGGCATCACTCAAAGACAAG GGAGACAGAGTTGTTCTATTCAGTCAGTTCACTATGATGCTGGACATCGTGGAGGTACTGATGAAACATCTCAAGCATCGCTACATTAGACTGGACGGCTCCACGCCAATAGCAGACAG AATTGTGCTGATTGACGAGTTCAACAATGACACCGATGTGTTCGTGTTCCTGCTGTCGACCCGCGCCGGCGGCCTTGGCATCAACCTCACTTCGGCCAACGTTGTCATCTTGCACGACATCGACTGGAACCCCTACAACGACAAGCAGGCCGAGGACCGCTGTCACCGCTTGGGTCAGACCAG GACTGTGCAAGTAATCAAGCTGATCAGTAAAGACAGCATTGAGGACGGTATACTGCAGCTGGGCCAGAAGAAACTCAAGCTGGAGCAGGACATGACAACTGCTGAGCAGT gtGATGAAGGGGCCATACCTGAAGATATGGCGTCTTTGCTCAAAGCGTCATTGGGGATGTGA
- the smarcad1a gene encoding SWI/SNF-related matrix-associated actin-dependent regulator of chromatin subfamily A containing DEAD/H box 1A isoform X2 gives MSQFNLERFRFQKSSACKAQNTSSESEKENKPAQMKSTKSHSAKSHARGVFFEDSGDDDEPLRKISFSRKFREPVVQPSANVTEDEKKEEKSQKESKLAAMFPQLSTKKLSEVVESTSTLDGAVATCLLISDDEDKDRVGKTEHNESDSSLEIVEDQPYQRRKQSEEIVEDQPYQRRKQSEQIVGSFRELDVALDEYLLISDEEDTDYARKRKPDDSDSSLCSVETLPYKRKKQSELSEAEDYGDYNHEDDGGNEPSWEKQEAMVKRLQKKFPNQDKEELRSVLQEHNWDDVEALHALLMFSGPDETSFSSPEYKPKEAHHPKSKEKSVKEQSNVHRRGSCENKMDAKVNTHKDVSDTDNSSDATVDSDDYSAEEEAKHSSSTLSSWITKDSFSSVKRTTSSYQKPSCSSSSSAAQILSRFASGTSLAKKRAEERKRTARAAEERFSSDNEDDADLSSEFEDYDEALTKTGGVKEEILKFFQEATIDELALISGCSVKKANKIIELRPFKNWLSLTSLFQKNNGLSEELLLGCKRVLKERTIVRGLMCKCETISSKMVTQVREVMMAGMGAMQQPSLLNSQLQLKPYQLIGLKWLLLLHEHNLSGILADEMGLGKTIQAIAFLGHLFQKGVKGPHLITVPSSTLDNWVRELKMWCPSLKVLVFCGSMEDRHYLKHDILNGAVEFNVLVTTYTLATGKDSDRSMFRKLRLAYAIFDEGHMLKNMNSLRYRHLMSINAQHRLLLTGTPLQNNLLELMSLLNFIMPSMFSSSTTQLSKMFSMKSHEEQSQFQKDRISQAKRIMKPFILRRVKNEVLKQLPDKEEKVEYCSMSEKQQVFYQTLLKKLKDSAGEKRELSVMMQLRKMANHPLLHRQYYTTEKLKAMSELMLKEPTHHDANAACIQEDMAVMSDFELHRLCQQYASISSYQLENSQLLDSGKFHWLTERLASLKDKGDRVVLFSQFTMMLDIVEVLMKHLKHRYIRLDGSTPIADRIVLIDEFNNDTDVFVFLLSTRAGGLGINLTSANVVILHDIDWNPYNDKQAEDRCHRLGQTRTVQVIKLISKDSIEDGILQLGQKKLKLEQDMTTAEQCDEGAIPEDMASLLKASLGM, from the exons ATGAGCCAGTTCAACTTGGAACGCTTCCGTTTTCAAAAGTCGTCCGCGTGCAAAGCGCAAAACACAAGTTCGGAGTCTGAGAAGGAGAACAAGCCGG CTCAGATGAAATCCACCAAATCCCATTCGGCAAAGTCCCATGCCCGAGGAGTGTTTTTTGAAGACTCTGGTGACGATGACGAGCCACTGAGGAAAATCTCCTTTTCGAGGAAATTCAG GGAACCTGTGGTCCAACCGTCTGCAAATGTCacagaggatgaaaaaaaagaggaaaaaagtcaaaaagagTCAAAACTCGCAGCCATGTTCCCTCAGCTTTCAACGAAAAAGCTCTCGGAG GTTGTTGAGAGTACAAGTACACTGGATGGAGCTGTTGCCACGTGTTTGCTAATTTCTGATGATGAAG ACAAAGACCGTGTCGGGAAAACCGAGCATAATGAATCTGACAGCTCCCTGGAGATTGTCGAGGATCAACCCTACCAAAGGAGGAAACAATCAGAGGAGATTGTCGAGGATCAACCCTACCAAAGGAGGAAACAATCAGAG cAGATTGTTGGGAGTTTCAGAGAACTGGATGTAGCGCTTGATGAATATCTGCTGATTTCTGATGAAGAAG aCACAGATTATGCCAGGAAGAGAAAGCCGGATGACTCTGACAGCTCACTGTGTAGTGTTGAGACTCTACCCTACAAAAGGAAGAAACAATCAGAG TTGTCTGAAGCTGAAGACTATGGCGATTATAATCATGAGGATGATGGAGGAAATGAACCAAGTTGGGAGAAGCAGGAGGCGATGGTCAAAAGGCTACAGAAAAAGTTCCCCAATCAGGACAAAGAG GAGCTGCGATCGGTTCTTCAGGAACACAACTGGGATGACGTTGAGGCTCTGCATGCTCTCCTAATGTTCTCTGGCCCAG ATGAGACCAGCTTCAGCTCGCCTGAATACAAACCTAAGGAAGCCCACCACCCCAAGAGCAAGGAGAAGTCTGTAAAGGAGCAAAGCAATGTACACCGGCGTGGATCttgtgaaaacaaaatggatgccaaggtgaacacacacaaagatgtgAGTGATACTGACAACAGTTCAGACGCTACAGTGGACAGCGACGATTATTCAGCTGAAGAAGAGGCCAAGCATTCCAGCTCCACCCTCTCCTCGTGGATTACAAAAGACTCGTTCTCCTCTGTCAAGAGAACTACTTCATCTTACCAGAAACCATCctgctcctcctcgtcctccgccGCACAGATCCTGTCCAGGTTTGCCAGCGGGACCAGTCTGGCCAAGAAGCGAGCGGAAGAGAGAAAGCGCACAGCCCGCGCCGCTGAAGAGCGCTTTAGCTCCGACAACGAAGATGACGCCGACTTGAGCAGTGAGTTTGAAGACTACGATGAAGCGTTGACAAAAACGGGAGGCGTGAAGGAAGAGATCCTTAAGTTCTTTCAGGAGGCCACCATCGATGAGCTAGCACTCATTTCTGGGTGTTCTGTCAAAAAAGCCAATAAGATCATAGAGCTGCGACCCTTTAAAAACTGGCTGAGCCTG ACCAGTCTGTTCCAGAAGAACAATGGGCTGTCAGAGGAGCTGCTGCTGGGCTGCAAAAGGGTTCTCAAGGAGCGCACCATTGTACGGGGACTCATGTGCAAATGTGAGACCATTTCCTCCAAGATGGTCACGCAAGTCAGAGAAGTGATGATGGCTGGCATGGGGGCAATGCAACAGCCCAGCCTGCTCAATAGCCA GCTCCAGTTGAAGCCCTATCAGCTAATTGGTCTGAAATGGCTGCTGCTCCTGCACGAGCACAACCTGAGCGGTATACTCGCCGATGAGATG GGTTTGGGGAAAACCATCCAGGCTATTGCCTTCTTGGGCCATTTATTCCAGAAGGGAGTAAAGGGTCCTCACCTCATCACTGTGCCCTCCTCTACACTCG ataACTGGGTCAGAGAGCTGAAAATGTGGTGTCCCAGTCTTAAAGTGCTAGTTTTTTGTG GATCTATGGAGGACCGCCACTACCTCAAGCATGACATCCTCAATGGCGCCGTTGAATTTAACGTCCTCGTCACCAC GTACACCCTCGCCACTGGGAAAGACAGCGACCGCAGTATGTTCCGCAAGCTCCGTCTTGCGTACGCCATTTTTGATGAGGGTCACATGCTGAAGAACATGAACTCCCTGCGCTACCGCCACCTCATGTCGATCAAT GCGCAGCATCGTTTACTGCTCACTGGCACGCCATTACAAAACAACCTCTTAGAACTGATGTCACTGCTCAACTTCATCATGCCGTCCATGTTCTCTAGCTCCACCACGCAGCTCTCCAAGATGTTTTCTATG AAGTCCCATGAGGAGCAGAGTCAATTTCAGAAAGATCGCATCTCTCAAGCCAAACGCATTATGAAACCTTTCATCCTTCGAAGAGTTAAGAATGAG GTCCTCAAACAGCTGCCTGACAAGGAAGAAAAGGTGGAGTACTGCTCCATGAGTGAGAAGCAGCAGGTTTTCTACCAGACGCTCCTGAAAAAACTCAAGGATTCCGCCGGCGAGA AACGAGAGTTGTCTGTGATGATGCAGTTAAGGAAGATGGCCAACCACCCTCTGCTTCATCGGCAGTACTACACTACAGAGAAGCTCAAAGCCATGAGCGAACTCATGCTAAAG gagccaactcaccacgaCGCAAATGCTGCCTGCATCCAGGAGGACATGGCGGTCATGTCTGACTTTGAGCTGCATCGTCTGTGTCAGCAGTACGCTTCCATCAGTTCCTACCAGCTGGAGAACAGTCAGCTCCTCGACTCTGGGAAGTTCCATTGGCTCACCGAGAGACTGGCATCACTCAAAGACAAG GGAGACAGAGTTGTTCTATTCAGTCAGTTCACTATGATGCTGGACATCGTGGAGGTACTGATGAAACATCTCAAGCATCGCTACATTAGACTGGACGGCTCCACGCCAATAGCAGACAG AATTGTGCTGATTGACGAGTTCAACAATGACACCGATGTGTTCGTGTTCCTGCTGTCGACCCGCGCCGGCGGCCTTGGCATCAACCTCACTTCGGCCAACGTTGTCATCTTGCACGACATCGACTGGAACCCCTACAACGACAAGCAGGCCGAGGACCGCTGTCACCGCTTGGGTCAGACCAG GACTGTGCAAGTAATCAAGCTGATCAGTAAAGACAGCATTGAGGACGGTATACTGCAGCTGGGCCAGAAGAAACTCAAGCTGGAGCAGGACATGACAACTGCTGAGCAGT gtGATGAAGGGGCCATACCTGAAGATATGGCGTCTTTGCTCAAAGCGTCATTGGGGATGTGA